In Streptomyces sp. NBC_00704, a genomic segment contains:
- a CDS encoding branched-chain amino acid ABC transporter permease, translating to MTTNIPTQKNTDAVNTPNGDTAPLIPLPTALARVLTLAGSAVALAGTFLAWTWTDEFPGNLTITGYPGGLQVLTLIGAALTILFVLSGYGIRGLRWLTPGGTHSPVRAASLGVLGATGYALGAISYVLGGVVNLEPGAWVSAIGALIAAIGAFGLPADVPHQADDATNPWALFRHSLAAPEPGRAKELPSWTEILVIAAAFGIGLYVFSFGIGIDTDNPQLFIGFLIITALSFTALTRAGLLKRLSALTAKHRTVTLTAAFVAAICFPFTQTNDQFALIGANILIFATVALGLNVVVGLAGLLDLGYVAFLGVGAYAAALVSGSPQSSIGVQFPFWAAVLTGAAASLIFGVLIGAPTLRLRGDYLAIVTLGFGEIFRITMNNLNGNSGPDVTNGSNGIPNIPDLEIFGFNLGIPHDVLGQELTRSGNYYLLMLLCTLVVVTVFRRSADSRIGRAWVAIREDETAATAMGINGFRLKLLAFALGASLAGLAGTVQAHVSYSVTPEQYQFAGSVPPNSAFLLAAVILGGMGTISGPLVGAALLYLIPAKLQFMAEYQLLLFGVALMLLMRFRPEGLVADRRKQLEFHETGQLDVPDDKGLPETATGVAKAGA from the coding sequence ATGACCACCAACATCCCCACCCAGAAGAACACCGACGCCGTCAACACGCCCAACGGCGACACGGCCCCCCTCATCCCACTGCCCACGGCCCTCGCCCGCGTCCTCACCCTCGCCGGATCCGCCGTCGCCCTCGCCGGCACCTTCCTCGCCTGGACCTGGACCGACGAATTCCCCGGCAACCTCACCATCACCGGCTACCCCGGCGGCCTCCAGGTCCTCACCCTCATCGGCGCCGCCCTCACCATCCTCTTCGTCCTCTCCGGATACGGGATCCGCGGCCTGCGCTGGCTCACCCCCGGCGGCACCCACAGCCCCGTCCGCGCCGCCAGCCTCGGCGTCCTCGGCGCCACCGGCTACGCCCTCGGCGCCATCAGCTACGTCCTCGGCGGCGTCGTCAACCTCGAACCCGGCGCCTGGGTCTCCGCCATCGGCGCCCTCATCGCCGCCATCGGCGCCTTCGGCCTTCCCGCCGACGTCCCCCACCAGGCCGACGATGCGACGAACCCCTGGGCCCTCTTCCGCCACAGCCTCGCCGCCCCCGAACCCGGCCGCGCCAAGGAACTCCCCTCCTGGACAGAGATCCTCGTCATCGCCGCAGCCTTCGGCATCGGCCTGTACGTCTTCTCCTTCGGCATCGGCATCGACACCGACAACCCCCAGCTGTTCATCGGCTTCCTCATCATCACCGCACTCAGCTTCACCGCACTCACCCGCGCCGGCCTCCTCAAGCGGCTCTCGGCACTGACGGCCAAACACCGCACCGTCACCCTCACCGCCGCCTTCGTCGCCGCGATCTGCTTCCCCTTCACCCAGACCAACGACCAGTTCGCCCTCATCGGCGCGAACATCCTCATCTTCGCCACGGTCGCCCTGGGCCTCAACGTCGTCGTCGGCCTCGCCGGCCTCCTCGACCTCGGATACGTCGCCTTCCTCGGCGTCGGCGCCTACGCCGCCGCCCTGGTCTCCGGCTCCCCCCAGTCGAGCATCGGCGTCCAATTCCCCTTCTGGGCCGCCGTCCTCACCGGCGCCGCCGCCTCACTGATCTTCGGCGTACTCATCGGCGCCCCCACCCTGCGGCTGCGCGGCGACTACCTCGCCATCGTCACCCTCGGCTTCGGTGAGATCTTCCGCATCACCATGAACAACCTCAACGGCAACAGCGGCCCCGACGTCACCAACGGCTCCAACGGCATCCCGAACATCCCCGACCTGGAGATCTTCGGGTTCAACCTCGGAATCCCGCACGACGTCCTCGGCCAGGAGCTCACCCGCTCCGGCAACTACTACCTGCTGATGCTCCTCTGCACCCTCGTCGTCGTCACGGTCTTCCGCCGCAGCGCCGACTCCCGCATCGGCCGCGCCTGGGTCGCCATCCGCGAAGACGAAACAGCCGCCACCGCCATGGGCATCAACGGCTTCCGCCTCAAGCTCCTCGCCTTCGCCCTCGGCGCATCCCTCGCAGGCCTCGCCGGCACCGTCCAGGCACACGTCTCCTACAGCGTCACCCCCGAGCAGTACCAGTTCGCCGGCTCCGTGCCGCCCAACTCGGCCTTCCTGCTCGCAGCAGTCATCCTCGGCGGCATGGGCACCATCAGCGGGCCGCTCGTGGGCGCCGCACTGCTCTACCTCATCCCCGCCAAACTCCAGTTCATGGCCGAGTACCAGCTGCTCCTCTTCGGCGTCGCACTCATGCTCCTCATGCGCTTCCGCCCCGAAGGCCTCGTCGCCGACCGCAGGAAGCAGCTCGAATTCCACGAAACCGGACAGCTCGACGTACCCGACGACAAGGGCCTGCCCGAGACCGCCACCGGCGTCGCCAAGGCAGGGGCGTGA
- a CDS encoding ABC transporter ATP-binding protein translates to MTTTTTTATTTTVLDASGVTMQFGGLTAVRSVDLTVNSGEIVGLIGPNGAGKTTFFNCLTGLYIPTTGTVSYKGTVLPPKPHLVTQAGIARTFQNIRLFANMTVLENVLVGRHTRTHEGLWSALLRLPTFKRAEEASRARAMELLEFTGLAAKADHLARNLPYGEQRKLEIARALASDPGLLLLDEPTAGMNPQETRAAEELIFAIRDQGIAVLVIEHDIRFIMNLCDRVAVLVQGEKIVEGPAEVVQADERVIAAYLGTPFEGAPGAEEVAEVEVAEASEAHSTTEGDEK, encoded by the coding sequence ATGACCACCACCACGACAACCGCCACGACCACCACGGTCCTCGACGCCTCCGGCGTCACCATGCAGTTCGGCGGCCTCACCGCCGTACGCTCCGTCGACCTCACCGTCAACAGCGGCGAGATCGTCGGACTCATCGGCCCCAACGGAGCCGGGAAGACCACCTTCTTCAACTGCCTCACCGGCCTCTACATCCCCACCACCGGCACAGTCAGCTACAAAGGCACCGTCCTCCCGCCCAAACCCCACCTGGTCACCCAGGCCGGCATCGCCCGCACCTTCCAGAACATCCGGCTCTTCGCCAACATGACCGTCCTGGAAAACGTGCTCGTCGGACGCCACACCCGCACCCACGAAGGCCTCTGGTCGGCGCTCCTGCGCCTGCCCACCTTCAAAAGGGCCGAAGAAGCCTCCCGCGCCAGGGCCATGGAACTCCTCGAGTTCACCGGCCTCGCCGCCAAGGCCGACCACCTCGCCCGCAACCTCCCCTACGGCGAACAGCGCAAGCTCGAAATCGCCCGCGCCCTCGCCAGCGACCCCGGCCTCCTCCTCCTCGACGAGCCCACCGCCGGCATGAACCCCCAGGAAACGCGCGCCGCCGAAGAACTCATCTTCGCCATCCGCGACCAGGGCATCGCCGTCCTCGTCATCGAGCACGACATCCGGTTCATCATGAACCTCTGCGACCGCGTCGCCGTGCTCGTCCAGGGCGAGAAGATCGTCGAAGGCCCCGCCGAAGTGGTCCAGGCAGACGAACGCGTCATCGCCGCCTACCTCGGGACCCCCTTCGAGGGCGCACCAGGAGCGGAAGAAGTCGCCGAAGTCGAAGTCGCAGAGGCCTCCGAGGCGCACAGCACCACGGAAGGAGACGAGAAGTGA
- a CDS encoding ABC transporter ATP-binding protein: MTALLEVEDLRVAYGKIEAVKGISFKVAAGEVVTLIGTNGAGKTTTLRTLSGLLQPLGGQIKFDGKTLNKIPAHKIVSLGLAHSPEGRHIFPRMTIEDNLRLGAFLRNDKEAIEKDIQRAYDLFPILGERRKQAAGTLSGGEQQMLAMGRALMSRPKLLMLDEPSMGLSPIMMQKIMATIQELKSAGTTILLIEQNAQAALSLADHGHVMEVGKIVLSGTGQDLLHDESVRKAYLGED; this comes from the coding sequence GTGACCGCACTGCTCGAGGTCGAAGACCTCAGGGTCGCCTACGGCAAGATCGAGGCGGTCAAGGGCATCTCCTTCAAGGTCGCCGCAGGCGAGGTCGTCACCCTCATCGGCACCAACGGCGCCGGCAAGACCACCACCCTGCGCACCCTCTCCGGCCTGCTCCAGCCCCTCGGCGGCCAGATCAAGTTCGACGGCAAGACGCTCAACAAGATCCCCGCCCACAAGATCGTCTCGCTGGGACTGGCCCACTCGCCCGAAGGCCGCCACATCTTTCCCCGCATGACCATCGAGGACAACCTCCGCCTCGGCGCCTTCCTCCGCAACGACAAGGAAGCCATCGAGAAGGACATCCAGCGCGCCTACGACCTCTTCCCCATCCTGGGAGAACGCCGCAAGCAGGCCGCAGGCACCCTCTCCGGCGGCGAACAGCAGATGCTCGCCATGGGCCGCGCCCTCATGTCCCGGCCCAAACTGCTCATGCTCGACGAACCCTCCATGGGCCTCTCGCCGATCATGATGCAGAAGATCATGGCCACCATCCAGGAGCTCAAGTCCGCGGGCACCACCATCCTGCTCATCGAGCAGAACGCCCAGGCGGCGCTCTCCCTGGCAGACCACGGCCACGTCATGGAGGTCGGCAAGATCGTCCTGTCCGGCACCGGGCAGGACCTCCTCCACGACGAGTCCGTCCGCAAGGCCTACCTCGGCGAGGACTGA
- a CDS encoding ANTAR domain-containing response regulator, whose amino-acid sequence MTAPESPQPVDAPDDDKSHVPPLTTRVVIAEDEALIRLDLKEMLEEEGYSVVGEAGDGEQAVELAREHKPDLVILDVKMPKLDGISAAEKIAEERIAPVLMLTAFSQRDLVERARDAGAMAYLVKPFSKSDVVPAIEMAVSRFTELRELENEVADLTLRLETRKLVDRAKSILQTEYGLTEPAAFRWIQKTSMDRRMSMQQVAEAVIQDADEKKANKG is encoded by the coding sequence GTGACCGCCCCCGAGTCGCCCCAGCCCGTAGACGCGCCCGACGACGACAAGTCGCACGTGCCTCCGCTGACGACCCGTGTCGTCATCGCCGAGGACGAGGCGCTGATCCGTCTCGACCTCAAGGAGATGCTGGAGGAGGAGGGCTACAGCGTCGTCGGCGAGGCCGGTGACGGTGAGCAGGCCGTCGAGCTGGCCCGCGAGCACAAGCCGGACCTGGTGATCCTGGACGTGAAGATGCCGAAGCTGGACGGCATCTCGGCGGCGGAGAAGATCGCCGAGGAGCGGATCGCGCCGGTGCTGATGCTGACGGCGTTCTCGCAGCGCGACCTGGTGGAGCGGGCGCGGGACGCGGGTGCGATGGCGTATCTGGTGAAGCCGTTCAGCAAGAGCGACGTGGTGCCGGCGATCGAGATGGCGGTGTCGCGGTTCACGGAGCTGCGGGAGCTGGAGAACGAGGTCGCGGATCTGACCCTGCGGCTGGAGACGCGCAAGCTGGTGGACCGGGCGAAGTCGATTCTGCAGACGGAGTACGGGCTGACGGAGCCGGCGGCGTTCCGGTGGATCCAGAAGACGTCGATGGATCGCCGGATGTCGATGCAGCAGGTGGCGGAGGCGGTCATTCAGGACGCGGACGAGAAGAAGGCGAACAAGGGCTAG
- a CDS encoding transcriptional regulator translates to MYDVSTRKRALALLSEGHSLNSVSRRTGISRAAIRSWQTRLEPLPRMAPPLPGPPSDRNAYSYLLGLYLGDGCISPHPRGTGHYLRIACANAWPGLIDACEAAVRTISPAHTAYRVQAPGCVAVVGYYAHWPHLFPQHGPGKKHERRIALEPWQQVIVDEHPWQFVRGLIHSDGCRITNWTERTVGGERKRYAYPRYFFTNVSGDVIGLFTDVLDRLGVEWRMQNPRNVSIARKASVALLDAHVGPKY, encoded by the coding sequence ATGTACGACGTCAGCACACGCAAGCGGGCACTCGCCCTGCTCTCGGAAGGGCACAGCCTCAACTCGGTGAGCCGCCGGACCGGCATCTCCCGGGCAGCAATCCGGTCCTGGCAGACCCGACTTGAACCGTTGCCCCGAATGGCGCCGCCCCTGCCCGGACCACCCAGTGACCGAAATGCCTACTCGTATCTGCTGGGGCTTTATCTGGGTGACGGGTGCATCAGTCCGCATCCGCGCGGCACCGGCCACTACCTGCGCATCGCTTGCGCGAACGCCTGGCCGGGCCTCATCGACGCCTGCGAGGCCGCCGTCCGGACCATTAGCCCCGCGCACACCGCGTACCGTGTGCAGGCTCCAGGGTGTGTGGCCGTGGTCGGCTACTACGCCCACTGGCCGCACCTGTTCCCGCAGCACGGCCCTGGCAAGAAGCACGAACGGCGGATCGCCCTCGAGCCCTGGCAGCAGGTCATCGTGGACGAACATCCCTGGCAGTTCGTTCGCGGCCTCATCCACTCGGACGGCTGTCGGATCACCAACTGGACCGAGCGGACCGTCGGCGGTGAACGCAAGCGCTACGCGTACCCGCGCTACTTCTTCACGAATGTGTCGGGCGACGTCATCGGCCTGTTCACCGATGTCCTGGACCGGCTCGGAGTCGAATGGAGAATGCAGAACCCGAGGAACGTGTCCATCGCCCGGAAAGCCTCCGTCGCTCTCCTCGACGCCCACGTAGGCCCCAAGTACTGA
- the pyk gene encoding pyruvate kinase, which yields MRRAKIVCTLGPATDTYDQLKALVDAGMDVARFNLSHGTHAEHEERYHHVRKASDETGRSVGVLADLQGPKIRLGHFTEGPVLLEREDTFTITVEEGVAGDNTLCGTTHAGLAQDVTPGERILVDDGKVCLEVTRVDGPRVHTRVLEGGIVSDHKGLNLPGVAVSVPALSKKDEEDLRWALRTGFDAIALSFVRTGRDIVDVHRIMDEEGRRLPVIAKIEKPQAVQNIDDIVAAFDGIMVARGDLGVEMPLEQVPIVQKRAIKLAKRNAKPVIVATQMLDSMIEHSRPTRAEASDVANAVIDGTDAVMLSGETSVGKHAAQTVHTMAKIITAAEEDLLAKGLPDLTENNKPRTQGGAVARAAAEIGDFLGAKFLVAFTQTGDTVRRLSRYRSPIPLLAFTPEPATRSQLSLTWGVETFLGPTAASTDAMVDQVDELLLRYGRCAKGDVIVITAGSPPGVSGSTNLVRVHHVGEDDSPR from the coding sequence ATGCGCCGAGCGAAAATCGTCTGCACCCTGGGCCCCGCCACCGACACATACGACCAGCTCAAAGCGCTGGTCGACGCCGGAATGGACGTAGCCCGCTTCAACCTCAGCCACGGCACCCACGCCGAACACGAGGAGCGCTACCACCACGTACGGAAGGCCTCCGACGAAACCGGCCGCAGCGTCGGCGTCCTCGCCGACCTTCAAGGCCCGAAGATCCGCCTCGGCCACTTCACGGAAGGCCCCGTACTCCTCGAACGCGAAGACACCTTCACCATCACCGTCGAAGAAGGCGTCGCGGGCGACAACACCCTCTGCGGCACCACCCACGCCGGCCTCGCCCAGGACGTCACCCCCGGCGAACGCATCCTCGTCGACGACGGCAAGGTCTGCCTCGAGGTCACCCGCGTCGACGGCCCGCGCGTCCACACCCGCGTCCTCGAAGGCGGCATCGTCTCCGACCACAAAGGACTCAACCTCCCCGGCGTCGCCGTCTCCGTCCCCGCCCTCTCCAAAAAGGACGAGGAAGACCTCCGCTGGGCCCTGCGCACCGGCTTCGACGCCATCGCCCTCTCCTTCGTCCGCACCGGCCGCGACATCGTCGACGTCCACCGCATCATGGACGAAGAAGGCCGCCGCCTCCCCGTCATCGCCAAGATCGAGAAACCCCAGGCCGTCCAGAACATCGACGACATCGTCGCCGCCTTCGACGGCATCATGGTCGCCCGCGGCGACCTCGGCGTCGAAATGCCCCTGGAACAGGTCCCCATCGTCCAGAAGCGAGCGATCAAGCTGGCGAAGCGCAACGCCAAGCCCGTCATCGTCGCCACCCAGATGCTCGACTCCATGATCGAGCACTCCCGCCCCACCCGCGCCGAAGCCTCCGACGTCGCCAACGCCGTCATCGACGGCACCGACGCCGTCATGCTCTCCGGCGAGACCAGCGTCGGCAAACACGCCGCCCAGACCGTCCACACCATGGCCAAGATCATCACAGCCGCCGAGGAAGACCTCCTCGCCAAGGGCCTCCCCGACCTGACGGAGAACAACAAACCCCGCACCCAGGGCGGCGCCGTCGCCCGCGCCGCCGCCGAGATCGGCGACTTCCTCGGCGCCAAGTTCCTCGTCGCGTTCACCCAGACCGGCGACACCGTCCGCCGCCTCTCCCGCTACCGCTCCCCGATCCCCCTCCTCGCCTTCACCCCGGAACCCGCGACCCGCTCCCAGCTGAGCCTGACCTGGGGCGTCGAGACCTTCCTCGGCCCCACGGCCGCCTCCACGGACGCGATGGTCGACCAGGTCGACGAACTGCTGCTGCGGTACGGACGCTGCGCGAAGGGCGACGTCATCGTGATCACCGCGGGCTCCCCACCCGGCGTCTCCGGCTCGACGAACCTGGTCAGGGTCCACCACGTGGGCGAGGACGACAGCCCTCGGTAG
- a CDS encoding bifunctional metallophosphatase/5'-nucleotidase, protein MPLNRRKFLKKSAATGAGVAIAGAVAAPSAQAAAGGKPGKPGKPKRYELTVMGTTDTHGHVFNWDYFKDAEYKDAAGNAQGLARISTLVNRIRAEKGRENTLLLDAGDTIQGTPLTYYYAKVDPITAKGGPVHPMAQAMNAIGYDAAALGNHEFNYGIETLRKFESQLRFPLLGANAVDAKTLKPAFTPYVMKTFCVKGAPPVKVAVLGLTNPGIAIWDKAYVQGKLAFPGLEEQAAKWVPRLKSMGADVVIVSAHSGSSGTSSYGDQVPYVENSAALVAQQVPDIDAILVGHAHVEIPELRVTNAKTGRAVVLSEPLAFAERLSVFDVSLVFEKGRWVVESVSSKVLNSNSVADDPKITKLLGDEHAKVVKYVNQVVGSATETLTTVEARYKDAPIIDLITKVQEDVVKAALAGTSYASLPVIAQASPFSRTSEIPAGEVTIRDLSSLYVYDNTLVAKLLTGAQVRAYLEYSAEYFVQTASGAVVDVEKLTNAKDRPDYNYDYVSGLSYDIDVAQPAGSRIRNLTFQGAPLADGQQFVLAVNNYRANGGGAFPFVASAQELWSESTEIRTRIAEWVTAKGVLDPKDFASVDWRLTRDGTPVF, encoded by the coding sequence ATGCCGTTGAACCGCCGGAAGTTCCTGAAGAAGTCCGCAGCGACGGGGGCGGGGGTGGCGATCGCGGGTGCGGTGGCGGCTCCGTCGGCGCAGGCCGCGGCCGGTGGGAAGCCGGGGAAGCCGGGGAAGCCGAAGCGGTACGAGCTGACCGTGATGGGGACGACGGACACCCATGGGCATGTCTTCAACTGGGACTACTTCAAGGACGCGGAGTACAAGGACGCGGCGGGCAATGCGCAGGGTCTGGCGCGTATCTCGACGCTGGTGAACCGGATCCGTGCGGAGAAGGGGCGGGAGAACACGCTGCTGCTGGACGCGGGTGACACGATTCAGGGGACTCCGCTGACGTATTACTACGCGAAGGTGGATCCGATCACCGCCAAGGGTGGTCCGGTGCATCCGATGGCGCAGGCGATGAACGCGATCGGGTATGACGCGGCGGCGTTGGGCAACCACGAGTTCAACTACGGGATCGAGACGCTGCGGAAGTTCGAGTCGCAGTTGCGTTTCCCGTTGCTCGGGGCGAACGCGGTGGACGCGAAGACGTTGAAGCCGGCGTTCACGCCGTATGTGATGAAGACGTTCTGTGTGAAGGGGGCGCCGCCGGTGAAGGTGGCGGTGCTGGGTCTGACGAATCCGGGTATCGCCATCTGGGACAAGGCGTACGTGCAGGGGAAGCTGGCGTTCCCGGGGCTGGAGGAGCAGGCGGCGAAGTGGGTGCCGCGGTTGAAGTCGATGGGTGCGGACGTGGTGATCGTGTCGGCGCATTCGGGGTCGTCGGGTACGTCGTCGTACGGTGATCAGGTGCCGTATGTGGAGAATTCCGCGGCTCTGGTGGCGCAGCAGGTGCCGGACATCGACGCGATCCTGGTCGGGCATGCGCATGTGGAGATTCCCGAGTTGCGGGTGACGAATGCGAAGACGGGCCGGGCGGTGGTGCTTTCGGAGCCGTTGGCGTTCGCGGAGCGGTTGTCGGTGTTCGATGTGTCGTTGGTGTTCGAGAAGGGGAGGTGGGTCGTCGAGTCGGTGTCGTCGAAGGTGTTGAACTCGAACTCGGTGGCGGACGACCCGAAGATCACGAAGTTGCTGGGTGACGAGCACGCGAAGGTCGTGAAGTACGTCAATCAGGTGGTGGGGTCGGCGACGGAGACGTTGACGACGGTGGAGGCGCGGTACAAGGACGCTCCGATCATCGATCTGATCACGAAGGTGCAGGAGGACGTCGTCAAGGCGGCTCTGGCGGGGACGTCGTATGCGTCGCTGCCGGTGATCGCGCAGGCGTCGCCGTTCTCGCGGACGTCGGAGATTCCGGCCGGTGAGGTGACGATCCGGGATCTGTCGAGTCTGTACGTGTACGACAACACGTTGGTGGCGAAGTTGCTGACGGGTGCGCAGGTGCGGGCGTATCTGGAGTATTCGGCGGAGTATTTCGTGCAGACGGCGTCCGGTGCGGTGGTGGACGTGGAGAAGCTGACGAACGCGAAGGACCGGCCGGATTACAACTACGACTATGTGTCGGGGTTGTCGTACGACATCGATGTGGCGCAGCCTGCTGGTTCGCGGATCAGGAATCTGACGTTCCAGGGTGCTCCGTTGGCGGATGGGCAGCAGTTCGTGCTGGCGGTGAACAACTACCGGGCCAATGGTGGCGGGGCGTTCCCGTTCGTGGCGTCGGCGCAGGAGTTGTGGTCGGAGTCGACGGAGATCCGGACGCGGATCGCGGAGTGGGTGACGGCGAAGGGTGTGCTGGATCCGAAGGACTTCGCGTCGGTGGACTGGAGGTTGACGCGGGACGGTACGCCGGTGTTCTAG
- a CDS encoding lysine N(6)-hydroxylase/L-ornithine N(5)-oxygenase family protein, whose translation MNTPPPHDPDAPRDLVGVGIGPANLSLAALAHPLTTLDTAFYEQRPRFDWHPGLLIDGARVQVPFLADLVTLADPTSPWTFLNYLRTHHRLYPFYFAERFHTHRAEYDAYCRWVADNLPALHFRHQVDAVRWNPERDLFEVDFTQLDADGEAEALGRTHTRNVVLGIGTRPHIPDPLRPLVDAPGVPVVHAADYLTHRDTLLAAGHITVVGSGQSGAEIFLDLLRHRPTGREQLHWIGRTPAFAPMEYSKLGLEHFTPDYTRYFHALPENVRDRLTDAQWQLHKGIDADTLAAIHDELYRRTLHGDWPDTVLTPGVRVRTAGRIATTKIELHLEHIQQNTRTRLTTDAVVLATGHRERPLNRILAGLDPYIRRDNSERPRIDEHFRLVLDPSVTATGCNVYVQNAERHTHGVGAPDLGLTAWRSATILNTLTTEHPYPLPTRTAFTTFGLHQQPHHRVPPARQAPTLTPLADHH comes from the coding sequence ATGAACACGCCCCCACCCCACGACCCCGACGCCCCCCGCGACCTCGTCGGCGTCGGCATCGGCCCCGCCAACCTCTCCCTCGCCGCCCTCGCCCACCCCCTCACCACCCTCGACACCGCCTTCTACGAACAACGCCCCCGCTTCGACTGGCACCCCGGCCTCCTCATCGACGGCGCCCGCGTACAGGTCCCCTTCCTCGCCGACCTCGTCACCCTCGCCGACCCCACCAGCCCCTGGACCTTCCTCAACTACCTCCGAACCCACCACCGCCTCTACCCCTTCTACTTCGCCGAGCGCTTCCACACCCACCGCGCCGAATACGACGCCTACTGCCGCTGGGTCGCCGACAACCTCCCCGCACTCCACTTCCGCCACCAGGTCGACGCCGTCCGCTGGAACCCCGAACGCGACCTCTTCGAAGTCGACTTCACCCAACTCGACGCCGACGGCGAAGCCGAAGCCCTCGGCCGCACCCACACCCGCAACGTCGTCCTCGGCATCGGCACCCGACCCCACATCCCCGACCCCCTGCGCCCCCTCGTCGACGCCCCCGGCGTCCCCGTCGTCCACGCCGCCGACTACCTCACCCACCGCGACACCCTCCTCGCCGCCGGCCACATCACCGTCGTCGGCTCAGGACAGTCCGGCGCCGAGATCTTCCTCGACCTCCTCCGCCACCGCCCCACCGGCCGCGAACAACTCCACTGGATCGGCCGCACCCCCGCCTTCGCCCCCATGGAGTACTCCAAACTCGGCCTCGAACACTTCACCCCCGACTACACCCGCTACTTCCACGCCCTCCCCGAGAACGTCCGCGACCGCCTCACCGACGCCCAATGGCAACTCCACAAAGGCATCGACGCCGACACCCTCGCCGCCATCCACGACGAGCTCTACCGACGCACCCTCCACGGCGACTGGCCCGACACCGTCCTCACCCCCGGCGTCCGCGTCCGCACCGCAGGACGCATCGCCACCACCAAAATCGAACTCCACCTCGAACACATCCAGCAGAACACCCGCACCCGCCTCACCACCGACGCCGTCGTCCTCGCCACCGGCCACCGCGAACGCCCCCTCAACCGCATCCTCGCCGGCCTCGACCCCTACATCCGCCGCGACAACAGCGAACGCCCCCGCATCGACGAACACTTCCGCCTCGTCCTCGACCCCTCCGTCACCGCCACCGGCTGCAACGTCTACGTCCAGAACGCCGAACGCCACACCCACGGCGTAGGCGCCCCCGACCTCGGCCTCACCGCCTGGCGCAGCGCCACCATCCTCAACACCCTCACCACCGAACACCCCTACCCCCTCCCCACCCGCACCGCCTTCACCACCTTCGGCCTCCACCAACAACCCCACCACCGCGTCCCACCCGCCCGACAGGCCCCCACCCTCACCCCCCTCGCCGACCACCACTAG